CCGAGGTTGAGGATCTGCCGGAGACTGAAGAGCATGATGATGACATTGTAGAGAGCAAGTTCAAACACGGAGAACAGCGAGATCAGGTCAGGAGCAGGCCCGCTTCAGTCAGGACAAAGAGGGGATTTTAGCAGTTTTAGCTGCATCCATGTGGACATAGCAGCGATGGTTTCTTGATCTCTTAATATTGTTATTAGCTGCTATGATTAGCTGGCTTTCACAGTTTTATATCACAGATTCTTCATTTCTGTAGTTAGCCTAGGCCTTCAGGCCATGCCATATATTGATATATGTAACGCAGAGAATTTTTGTGTGAAAAAGTAACATTCGTTTGATTAGATTTTTTCACCAAGCAAAAAGCAAAAACTATAATCATATGTCGACAGTAAGATGCCCAGTTTGTAGATATATTAAAGAAGGCGAAGAAATCTTCTATTACAAAACTAGTTCGGAGACATTCTTCAAACCTCTTGTGACAAACTAGCACTGAAGCTACAGCCAAAGTACTGGAAGCAGAAATGTTAACAGCGGAGAACAACATCGGTCTGGATCAACTACAGTAAATAGCCTGCCTAAGAAATTAGCAAAACAGTGGAACTGTTTGGTTGATAAAACTGCAGTAACATACATCTGATCTGAGATACTCCGATGCTACATCATCAGCGAGAAAGTTTTCTCCTTTTACTGAGGTTGGCCAGCATTTCGCTGTAGGATTGGAAGTTCACATCAACATCTTCATCATACTCAAGACCAAGTTCTTCCTGCACAGACAAATATTATTCATCAGTATGATGGCTGGCAGAATGACAGCAATAGAAAGTTAACTGACAGTGAACTAAACAAATGCCAAATACAGCAGACCATTCAAGTGCTCAAATCAAGAGAAGCATATATGTATCAAGGGCAGGTAGAGGTATAAAAAAAGGCACCAACAACCTTAAATTCCTTCTGATCTTTGGGGCTATTCTCAGTAATGTTATCCCATAGCTCCTTGAACATCCTTTTTCGCTTTCTCCACTGGTTAGCCTTTTCAGAGAAGGCCTCTTCAATGATCTTCTTGTCCTCAGGTTTCACCAAGATGACACCACTCTGCAATTTATTTAGTTTCTCTTCCATTTCCTGAACCTGCATAAACGTGATGTCTGCCATTAAACTTGGTTGGACAAAAACATTAACGTGCACTAAGGAACATATAAACACATTTATGTGCATTAAGGAACAGATCGATATAAACGTACTTCACTTTGCAATTTGGCCTCCTTTGACTTAATCTCTGCCAATGTCAAATTCGACTGCAGACCTTTTATCTCTGCAATAGCATTTGTACTTAAATACTGATCATTACATACTGAATTAAGAAAGGCAACAAAGACCATGGTACGACACAGAACTTACCAGATTCAACCTCACTAATTAACTTCTTTTGATCTGCGAGTTCTTCCTGTAGCTTGCTATTTGCTTTCTTCATCTCCTCAAGTTCTTCCCCATTTGGAATGTCAAATTGATCTTGGCGAGCAATGTAGATTTTCTGCTTGCCATACTCCTTGAAGGAAATCTGTCCACTGTCAGCCAATGCATCCAGTGCCTTTTGCACTGCTGTCTTCTTAAGATTAAACTTCTGTAAAGCATCAGCTGCATTCTGAGAATTTAATGGCCGATTTTGCTGCAAATTCATAGCAACAGTCAACTCAATACTATTACCTATAAGAAGCAGTCTGCTGGTAAGGTAACGATTGGAGCTACTGTGCCACATCGAGTAGAGATGGAATAGTTTTGAAATTATTTAAACTGACCAGATTGTGCATCACTTGGCACTCTGGATGAAATTCAAGCACAACATACAACTCTTATTTCCGAGAACTTCGTTGGTCGTAAGTCTAAACCAAACTAATGTAAGAGTAGTGTCTGAAAGGAAACACCTGTATAAAACCTAGCAGTGTCTGAAAGGAAACGCTAATGTAAAACTAAGCTTTTTC
This is a stretch of genomic DNA from Brachypodium distachyon strain Bd21 chromosome 1, Brachypodium_distachyon_v3.0, whole genome shotgun sequence. It encodes these proteins:
- the LOC100838246 gene encoding homologous-pairing protein 2 homolog; this translates as MPPKSDSVEGIVLNFVNEQNRPLNSQNAADALQKFNLKKTAVQKALDALADSGQISFKEYGKQKIYIARQDQFDIPNGEELEEMKKANSKLQEELADQKKLISEVESEIKGLQSNLTLAEIKSKEAKLQSEVQEMEEKLNKLQSGVILVKPEDKKIIEEAFSEKANQWRKRKRMFKELWDNITENSPKDQKEFKEELGLEYDEDVDVNFQSYSEMLANLSKRRKLSR